One genomic region from Drosophila subpulchrella strain 33 F10 #4 breed RU33 chromosome 2R, RU_Dsub_v1.1 Primary Assembly, whole genome shotgun sequence encodes:
- the LOC119549933 gene encoding uncharacterized protein LOC119549933, protein MDKLRNNNKENAPIEYPYPQPQAPRPMHDSPSPASTTHPLEAGEDVESNKSTPYFTPLEFLQTSFEFPSPTAEGGVPGIPEQEDPEEEEAFTPRQFTIASPHPAPPHVHHPPSSQSPTLSRKFKRFSLYDRRSCSPHISSSTGEERGSGRGTDKENTMPKGESDDHDLENILYLSKSEHNSPTILFKDESSTTPGLEASRLSYSPKLLSSINNLNVSGSPLNIINSAGYKNGNFFRFPEIDHVVQDAPMDTGGMEEASRRDRSPALAEPPEQQQQKSEGRKNRKNKNNLTIRIMDVPVKNSGQASPLPKPKTPTIKSTKEKARSLDSAANESELSIVVHNITESHSHGSCDDMESGQSKPSTSVIHHHHHLQQPASAIHSTSLSRLDSHLSLANQRRTPRRKSPGINNTDWLMYHRKQNPYQVPSSHCSSTAQSSLDSDASLTPSLGDSELKSACSVDGGSKFGMGASLAPRSAHKHNQLLHSSSTNLKTLPECLTLVEFSSSGGGPKESPFKQKSMDLPMPPLQAKATVSTSSMNLLQRRGSNHSLTLNLHSSCGNLMNSGLSHSNYSLGSILNSKSSCNLDAGTAGQNRSDQQPQTHLLAGSQGSRQGLFRRRGSNHSITLKTGHTTTSCGDLNSMHQLQQQQAMLSAEKYNRLNMRTNSTGSGSGSGSNVPTPKRGLLERRGSNQSLTLNMGSILGGGASTEIQVQDMGQPKVTVCSCAAANQASHQRKFFSTENLNSSKVNNQKFFGQVCFGSASDLQPNPQQESASADQGMGATCTCAGTVRNIMTRPLSPQTTSEEFKIYLASIQMLQSASNPLNQFDLIRLNYVFDHSYQTNRNIIEQPPVLGPNARDLDTPTDLVPPSSEDSELLACYQTVVKRIVQSIPELEETEQKRIFRDLHKEFWDLPLNHQEKPMVFGSQTKNRYKTILPNEHSRVLLETESSELITLQEEVKRTCSVTASEDMPYINANYIKGPDYVSKCYVATQGPLPNTIFEFWLMIYQNTQRYIRRCVDGGSSSSPHMDRAQILQQYFQKIVMLTNFTEANRQKCAVYFPIELNEIFAVAAKCEVFQLSAAARNYFDRYLTPTFVPDTVVASSEAIDYELSGRHIGVESVKVTLEGDLLEALPAQGSFILIKNVGIVRRNGYSVRKLVLLYCIRVPQSASYHLQKIYCYHYWYPDWPDHHSPRDINTLLDTCLHVLNLGKCESEFDNYDENRTERNAHLGAQRLEIYQQDIFNAVQPLPVIHCSAGIGRTGCFTAILNAVRQLRQSLAYSLTGMLTKSLTSSTEEEFQSPTDSDSSFTCNTIRHIRHILNHQETEAVETPPSFDRLPKMPDIFVDVLGIVCNLRLQRGGMVQNSEQYELIHRAICLYLKRTLALRRF, encoded by the exons aTGGACAAGCTACGAAACAACAACAAGGAGAATGCACCCATTGAGTACCCCTACCCGCAGCCACAGGCCCCCCGCCCCATGCACGACTCCCCCTCCCCCGCCTCCACCACCCACCCCCTGGAAGCTGGCGAGGATGTGGAGAGCAACAAGAGCACGCCCTACTTCACGCCCCTCGAGTTCCTGCAGACGTCCTTTGAGTTCCCCTCGCCCACAGCGGAGGGTGGGGTTCCAGGCATTCCCGAGCAGGAGGATccagaggaggaggaggcctTCACTCCACGACAGTTCACCATCGCCAGCCCCCACCCAGCGCCACCGCATGTCCATCATCCACCCAGCTCGCAGAGTCCCACTTTAAGCCGCAAGTTCAAGCGGTTCTCGCTGTACGACCGCAGATCCTGCTCGCCGCACATCAGCAGCTCCACGGGCGAGGAGCGGggcagtgggcgtggcaccgaCAAGGAGAACACCATGCCCAAGGGCGAGTCGGACGATCACGACCTGGAGAACATCTTGTATTTGTCAAAGAGCGAGCACAACTCACCCACCATCCTGTTCAAGGATGAATCCTCTACGACGCCGGGACTGGAGGCCAGTCGCCTCAGCTACTCCCCGAAACTCCTGTCCTCCATCAACAATTTGAACGTTTCCGGTTCACCCCTGAACATCATAAACTCGGCTGGCTACAAGAACGGCAACTTCTTTCGCTTCCCGGAGATCGATCATGTTGTGCAGGATGCGCCCATGGATACCGGAGGGATGGAGGAGGCATCGCGCCGGGATCGCAGCCCTGCATTGGCCGAACCGccggagcagcagcagcagaagtcgGAGGGGCGAAAGAATCGCAAGAATAAGAACAATCTCACCATTCGCATCATGGACGTGCCCGTCAAGAACTCGGGCCAGGCCTCGCCGTTGCCCAAGCCCAAGACGCCGACCATCAAGAGCACCAAGGAGAAGGCACGCTCGCTGGACTCGGCGGCCAATGAGTCGGAGCTGTCGATCGTGGTGCACAACATAACCGAATCTCATTCTCATGGCAGCTGCGATGACATGGAGTCGGGGCAGAGCAAGCCGTCGACGAGTGTtatccaccaccaccaccatcttCAACAGCCCGCTTCCGCTATTCACTCAACGTCGCTCTCGCGACTGGATAGCCACCTGAGCTTGGCCAACCAGCGGCGCACGCCGCGTAGGAAGTCACCCGGAATCAACAACACTGACTGGCTAATGTACCACCGCAAGCAGAACCCATATCAGGTGCCCTCGTCGCACTGCAGCTCTACGGCCCAAAGCTCCCTGGACTCGGACGCCAGTTTGACCCCCAGTTTGGGCGACTCCGAGCTAAAGTCCGCCTGCAGCGTGGACGGCGGCTCCAAGTTTGGAATGGGCGCTAGCCTGGCGCCGAGAAGCGCCCACAAGCACAATCAGCTACTGCACTCGTCCAGCACCAATCTAAAGACGCTGCCCGAGTGCCTCACCCTCGTGGAGTTCTCCTCCTCCGGCGGTGGTCCCAAGGAATCGCCCTTCAAGCAAAAGTCCATGGATCTACCGATGCCGCCGCTGCAGGCCAAGGCCACGGTGTCCACATCTTCGATGAATCTCCTCCAGCGGCGGGGATCCAATCACAGTTTAACGCTCAACCTGCACAGCTCTTGCGGCAACCTGATGAACAGCGGACTCAGCCACTCCAACTACAGCCTGGGCTCAATACTCAACTCCAAGTCCAGCTGTAATTTGGATGCGGGCACGGCTGGCCAAAACAGGTCGGACCAGCAGCCGCAAACACATCTGTTGGCCGGCAGCCAGGGCAGTCGGCAGGGGTTGTTCCGGAGACGGGGATCGAACCACAGCATCACCCTTAAGACGGGACACACCACCACCTCGTGCGGGGATCTTAACTCCATGCATCAGCTTCAACAGCAGCAGGCAATGCTGAGCGCGGAGAAGTACAATCGACTCAACATGCGCACCAATTCCACCGGCTCGGGATCGGGTTCGGGATCCAATGTACCTACTCCAAAGAGAGGACTGCTAGAACGCCGCGGCTCCAATCAGAGCCTCACCCTAAACATGGGCAGCATACTGGGAGGAGGAGCAAGTACAGAGATTCAGGTGCAGGACATGGGGCAGCCGAAGGTGACGGTCTGCAGTTGTGCTGCCGCCAACCAAGCTTCGCATCAGCGCAAATTCTTCAGCACCGAGAACTTAAACAGCAGCAAGGTTAACAACCAAAAGTTTTTTGGACAGGTGTGCTTTGGGTCCGCCTCGGACCTGCAACCCAATCCGCAGCAGGAATCGGCTAGCGCGGATCAGGGCATGGGGGCCACATGCACCTGCGCCGGAACCGTGCGCAACATTATGACCCGACCTCTGTCGCCGCAGACGACCAGCGAGGAGTTTAAGATCTACTTGGCCAGCATTCAGATGCTGCAGAGCGCCTCCAACCCGCTCAACCAGTTCGATCTGATTCGGCTGAACTACGTGTTCGATCACAGCTACCAGACAAACAGGAACATCATCGAGCAGCCACCTGTGCTGGGCCCCAACGCACGGGACTTGGACACGCCCACTGATCTGGTGCCACCAAGCTCCGAGGACAGTGAACTGCTCGCCTGCTACCAGACGGTGGTCAAGAGAATTGTGCAATCGATACCGGAACTAGAGGAAACCGAGCAGAAGCGCATCTTTCGGGATCTGCACAAGGAGTTCTGGGACCTGCCGCTCAATCACCAAGAGAAGCCGATGGTCTTTGGCTCGCAGACAAAGAATCGCTACAAGACGATCTTGCCCAATGAGCACTCGCGCGTGCTGCTCGAGACCGAGTCCAGCGAGCTGATCACCCTGCAGGAGGAGGTGAAGCGCACCTGCTCCGTGACCGCCAGCGAGGACATGCCCTACATCAATGCCAATTATATCAAG GGACCCGACTACGTGTCCAAGTGTTATGTGGCTACGCAGGGTCCGTTGCCCAATACCATCTTCGAGTTTTGGCTGATGATCTACCAGAACACCCAGCGCTACATACGACGTTGCGTGGATGGcgggagcagcagcagtccGCACATGGACCGAGCGCAGATCCTGCAGCAGTACTTCCAAAAGATTGTCATGCTCACCAACTTCACGGAGGCGAATCGCCAAAAGTGCGCTGTCTATTTTCCCATCGAGCTGAATGAGATCTTTGCGGTGGCCGCCAAGTGCGAGGTGTTTCAGCTGAGTGCGGCTGCCCGGAACTATTTTGATCGGTACTTGACGCCCACCTTTGTGCCGGACACTGTGGTGGCCTCCTCGGAGGCGATCGACTATGAGTTAAGTGGCCGGCACATTGGCGTGGAGTCGGTGAAGGTGACGCTGGAAGGAGATCTGCTGGAGGCTCTGCCCGCCCAGGGAAGTTTTATCTTGATCAAGAACGTCGGTATTGTGCGAAGGAATGGCTACTCGGTAAGGAAGCTGGTGCTGCTCTACTGCATCCGTGTGCCGCAGAGTGCCAGCTACCATCTGCAGAAGATCTACTGCTACCACTACTGGTATCCGGACTGGCCGGATCACCACTCGCCGCGGGACATCAACACGCTGCTGGACACCTGCTTGCATGTACTCAACCTAGGAAAGTGTGAGTCGGAGTTCGACAACTACGATGAGAATAGAACCGAGAGGAACGCCCACCTGGGGGCACAGCGGTTGGAGATCTACCAGCAGGACATATTTAATGCTGTTCAGCCGCTACCCGTGATCCACTGCTCGGCCGGAATTGGGCGCACTGGCTGCTTCACGGCCATCCTGAATGCTGTGCGTCAGTTGCGCCAATCGTTGGCCTACTCGCTGACGGGAATGCTCACCAAATCACTGACCAGCAGCACAGAGGAGGAGTTCCAGAGCCCAACAGACAGCGACAGCAGCTTCACCTGCAACACCATACGGCACATCAGGCACATCCTGAATCACCAGGAGACGGAGGCGGTTGAGACGCCCCCATCCTTCGACCGCCTGCCCAAGATGCCGGACATTTTCGTGGACGTGCTGGGCATCGTATGCAATCTGCGTCTGCAGCGGGGCGGAATGGTCCAGAACTCGGAGCAGTACGAGCTAATCCATCGGGCCATTTGCCTCTATTTGAAGCGCACTCTGGCGCTGAGGCGATTTTAA
- the LOC119551048 gene encoding esterase B1 encodes MLRSGRLMFSRFHSSMKVKVPVKQGVVVGQQKKLASGLEYNSFLGVPYAEPPVGELRFRSPRPLERFREQELDCSKEGNVSHQRDPFTLEVAGSENCLYLNVYAPKVKNPGSPLPVMVWIHGGGFFFGNGNSDFHFPAKLMEQEVIVVTLNYRLGALGFLSLPEEGIHGNMGLKDQRLALQWVQENIASFNGDPDNVTLFGESAGGASVHLHTYASHANRLFHKAIMQSGTGNMEWVFQSEAAVKARRLAELLGGGDFGGDTKALLAFLQKADPAGILVNTLKVLTPDERRRCLPFAFKPVVEDSSSPDSFLDQNIMELMCKKDSLGKMPMIMGYNSAEGLAIVIKAKQNLEAYEDDLARMVPRNLVVDPQAPEAQEAASDIRAFFFNGQALTKENMDNLVDLFSDYHFSMDLQQAAEIHASCQTQSPLYFYRLDYVGGRNMYKKIFQNEDLRGVAHADDICYLFQMAGDESEIREDDLLVTERICKMWANFARQGKPSESWKPIQKAQDGKPFQLDCLLIDRELKMCANPDGERMDFWRSMYRRYRSKCYEALRAKL; translated from the exons ATGCTCCGTTCGGGGAGACTAATGTTTAGCAGGTTCCACAGCAGCATGAAG GTGAAAGTGCCAGTGAAACAGGGTGTTGTGGTGGGTCAACAGAAAAAACTGGCCAGTGGACTGGAGTACAATAGTTTCCTGGGTGTTCCCTATGCAGAACCGCCCGTGGGAGAGTTGCGTTTCCGG AGCCCCCGACCACTGGAACGTTTCCGGGAGCAGGAACTGGACTGCAGCAAAGAGGGCAACGTGTCCCACCAGCGCGATCCCTTCACCTTGGAGGTGGCTGGCTCAGAGAACTGCCTCTACCTCAATGTCTATGCACCCAAGGTCAAGAATCCGGGATCTCCTCTGCCCGTCATGGTATGGATTCACGGCGGCGGCTTCTTCTTTGGAAATGGAAACAGTGACTT CCACTTTCCCGCCAAACTCATGGAGCAGGAGGTCATTGTGGTCACCTTAAACTACCGACTGGGAGCCCTGGGTTTCCTTAGTTTGCCCGAGGAGGGCATCCACGGGAATATGGGGCTCAAGGATCAGCGCCTGGCCCTCCAGTGGGTGCAGGAGAACATAGCCAGCTTTAATGGCGATCCCGATAATGTAACCCTCTTCGGAGAGAGTGCGGGCGGTGCTTCAGTGCATCTGCACACCTATGCCAGCCATGCCAACCGGCTGTTCCACAAGGCCATCATGCAGAGTGGAACGGGCAACATGGAATGGGTGTTCCAAAGCGAAGCCGCTGTCAAGGCGAGACGTCTGGCGGAGCTACTGGGAGGCGGTGACTTTGGTGGCGATACCAAAGCCCTTTTGGCCTTTCTGCAAAAGGCGGATCCCGCTGGCATTTTGGTCAACACATTGAAGGTTCTAACGCCCGACGAGCGGCGACGTTGCCTGCCGTTTGCCTTCAAGCCAGTCGTGGAGGATAGCAGCAGCCCAGACAGCTTCCTCGACCAGAACATCATGGAGCTGATGTGCAAAAAGGATTCCCTGGGCAAAATGCCCATGATCATGGGCTACAACTCCGCCGAGGGGCTGGCCATAGTGATAAAGGCGAAGCAGAATCTGGAGGCCTACGAGGATGACTTGGCCAGGATGGTGCCCCGCAATCTGGTGGTGGATCCGCAGGCCCCCGAGGCCCAGGAGGCTGCCTCCGACATTCGAGCCTTCTTCTTCAACGGCCAGGCGCTGACCAAGGAGAACATGGACAACCTGGTGGATCTGTTTTCCGACTACCACTTCAGCATGGATCTACAGCAGGCCGCCGAGATCCACGCCAGCTGTCAGACACAGTCTCCTTTGTACTTCTATCGCTTGGACTATGTCGGCGGTCGCAATATGTACAAGAAAATATTCCAGAACGAGGATCTCCGTGGCGTGGCTCATGCCGATGACATTTGCTATCTGTTCCAGATGGCGGGTGACGAGTCCGAGATCAGGGAGGATGACCTGTTGGTCACGGAGCGAATATGTAAGATGTGGGCGAATTTTGCGCGCCAAGGAAAACCATCGGAAAGTTGGAAGCCCATCCAAAAGGCCCAGGATGGCAAGCCCTTCCAATTGGACTGTCTACTTATCGATCGGGAGCTGAAGATGTGCGCCAATCCGGATGGCGAAAGAATGGACTTTTGGAGGAGCATGTACAGGAGATACAGGAGCAAGTGCTACGAGGCTCTGAGAGCTAAATTATAA
- the LOC119551049 gene encoding C-type lectin 37Da-like, which produces MVTGYFVLSALIGLLSLVRGYEIVPTVEDGIPDHLSFTTAPFLKIGHGYYYIESNAQKNWFEASESCHRLGAKLISFETIQEWDLINRYLLKNKIYNVYWTSGSDLAHQGKHDWLETGERITLPIWYPGEPNNFNGNEHCDELGDRGSSDNYNVLNDRPCETPRRYICERSYPRTASFIIW; this is translated from the exons TCGTTCGAGGCTACGAAATAGTGCCGACTGTTGAGGATG GTATACCAGATCATCTGAGCTTTACAACAGCTCCTTTCCTAAAGATCGGCCATGGTTATTATTACATTGAAAGCAACGCACAAAAGAACTGGTTTGAGGCATCGGAATCTTGTCATCGACTGGGCGCCAAACTAATATCCTTCGAAACCATTCAAGAATGGGATCTTATTAATCGGTATCTGTTAAAGAACAAGATTTATAATGTATACTGGACCTCGGGTTCGGACTTGGCACATCAGGGAAAGCATGATTGGCTTGAAACTGGTGAACGAATAACTTTACCAATTTGGTATCCGGGGGAACCGAATAATTTCAACGGAAATGAGCATTGTGACGAGTTGGGAGACCGCGGAAGTTCCGATAATTACAACGTCTTAAATGACAGACCCTGCGAAACTCCCAGGCGTTACATCTGTGAAAGGTCTTATCCAAGGACAGCCTCTTTTATCATATGGTAA